From the genome of Streptomyces sp. NBC_01341, one region includes:
- the recA gene encoding recombinase RecA yields the protein MAGTDREKALDAALAQIERQFGKGAVMRLGERPNEPIEVIPTGSTALDVALGVGGLPRGRVVEVYGPESSGKTTLTLHAVANAQRLGGSVAFIDAEHALDPEYAKKLGVDIDSLILSQPDNGEQALEIVDMLVRSGALDLIVIDSVAALVPRAEIEGEMGDSHVGLQARLMSQALRKITSALNQSKTTAIFINQLREKIGVMFGSPETTTGGRALKFYASVRLDIRRIETLKDGTDAVGNRTRVKVVKNKVAPPFKQAEFDILYGQGISREGGLIDMGVEHGFVRKAGAWYTYEGDQLGQGKENARNFLKDNPDLANEIEKKILEKLGVGVRPDESPAEPAADAAVTTGAPADAAAKSVPAPATKAKPVKAAAAKS from the coding sequence ATGGCAGGAACCGACCGCGAGAAGGCGCTGGACGCCGCACTCGCACAGATTGAACGGCAATTCGGCAAGGGCGCTGTGATGCGCCTCGGTGAGCGGCCGAACGAGCCGATCGAGGTGATCCCCACCGGGTCCACCGCGCTCGACGTCGCGCTCGGCGTCGGCGGTCTGCCCCGCGGCCGCGTGGTGGAGGTGTACGGACCGGAGTCCTCCGGCAAGACGACGCTGACGCTGCACGCCGTGGCGAACGCGCAGCGGCTCGGCGGCTCGGTGGCGTTCATCGACGCGGAGCACGCTCTCGACCCCGAGTACGCGAAGAAGCTCGGCGTCGACATCGACAGCCTCATCCTCTCGCAGCCGGACAACGGCGAGCAGGCGCTGGAGATCGTGGACATGCTGGTCCGCTCCGGTGCGCTGGACCTGATCGTCATCGACTCCGTCGCGGCCCTGGTGCCCCGTGCCGAGATCGAGGGCGAGATGGGCGACTCGCACGTGGGCCTGCAGGCCCGCCTGATGAGCCAGGCACTCCGCAAGATCACCAGCGCGCTCAACCAGTCCAAGACCACAGCGATCTTCATCAACCAGCTCCGCGAGAAGATCGGGGTCATGTTCGGCTCCCCGGAGACCACGACGGGTGGCCGGGCGCTGAAGTTCTACGCCTCGGTGCGTCTGGACATCCGCCGTATCGAGACCCTCAAGGACGGCACCGACGCAGTGGGTAACCGCACCCGCGTCAAGGTCGTCAAGAACAAGGTCGCGCCGCCGTTCAAGCAGGCCGAGTTCGACATCCTCTACGGTCAGGGCATCAGTCGTGAGGGCGGCCTGATCGACATGGGCGTCGAGCACGGCTTCGTCCGCAAGGCCGGCGCCTGGTACACCTACGAGGGCGACCAGCTCGGCCAAGGCAAGGAGAACGCCCGTAACTTCCTCAAGGACAACCCCGATCTCGCCAACGAGATCGAGAAGAAGATCCTCGAGAAGCTCGGCGTCGGCGTCCGTCCGGACGAGTCTCCCGCGGAGCCCGCGGCCGATGCCGCGGTCACCACGGGTGCTCCGGCCGATGCGGCGGCCAAGTCGGTGCCGGCTCCCGCGACCAAGGCCAAGCCCGTGAAGGCCGCGGCGGCCAAGAGCTAG
- a CDS encoding rhodanese-like domain-containing protein — translation MSVDDRDRPQEPPGIDELVDRVRAGYTRISPEEASAAAEEGALLVDIRYAALRERDGLIPGALVVERNELEWRLDPRGSHRAQEAVSHDLRIVIICNEGYASSLAVASLRQLGLHRATDVTGGFQAWRTAGLPVIPGLPAIP, via the coding sequence GTGAGCGTCGACGACCGGGACCGTCCGCAGGAGCCGCCCGGCATCGACGAACTGGTGGACCGGGTCCGGGCGGGCTACACCCGCATCAGCCCCGAAGAAGCCTCGGCCGCTGCCGAGGAAGGCGCGCTGCTGGTCGACATCCGCTACGCGGCCCTGCGTGAGAGGGACGGGCTGATCCCCGGCGCGCTGGTCGTCGAGCGCAACGAACTCGAGTGGCGCCTCGACCCCCGGGGCAGTCACCGCGCCCAGGAGGCGGTCAGCCACGACCTCCGTATCGTGATCATCTGCAACGAGGGCTACGCGTCGAGCCTCGCCGTCGCCTCCCTGCGCCAACTGGGACTGCACCGGGCCACGGACGTCACCGGCGGCTTCCAGGCATGGCGCACCGCAGGGCTCCCTGTCATCCCCGGGCTTCCCGCCATCCCCTGA
- a CDS encoding AI-2E family transporter — MPRWLPRAMVMALALYGCFRLGSWAFDQLIGLLINILIAFFLALAIEPAISRMAGRGMRRGLATFLVFLGVLIAVVGFVVLLGSMLAGQIVDMVDEFPKYLDSVINWVNQTFRTELSRVEVQDSLLHSDWLQKYVQNSATGVLDVSTTVLGGLFRLLTIFLFSFYFAADGPRLRRALCSVLPPSRQAEVLRAWEIAVDKTGGYIYSRGLMALISGAAHYVLLVVLGVPYAPALAVWVGLVSQFIPTIGTYLAGALPMLIAFTMDPWYALWILGFVVVYQQFENYVLQPKLTSKTVDIHPAVAFGSVVAGTALMGAVGALIAIPAVATLQAFLGAYVKRYDVTDDPRMHGDHRLRRGMPLLARVRSAVRGEYGE, encoded by the coding sequence ATGCCCCGCTGGCTCCCGCGTGCCATGGTCATGGCACTGGCTCTCTACGGGTGCTTCCGGCTGGGCAGCTGGGCGTTCGACCAGCTCATCGGGCTGCTCATCAACATCCTCATCGCCTTCTTCCTGGCGCTGGCGATCGAACCCGCCATCAGCCGCATGGCCGGGCGCGGGATGCGCAGGGGGCTCGCGACCTTCCTGGTCTTCCTGGGGGTCCTGATCGCGGTCGTCGGATTCGTGGTCCTGCTGGGCTCCATGCTCGCGGGCCAGATCGTCGACATGGTCGACGAGTTCCCGAAGTACCTCGACTCGGTGATCAACTGGGTCAACCAGACCTTCCGCACGGAACTCTCGCGGGTCGAGGTGCAGGACAGCCTCCTGCACTCCGACTGGCTGCAGAAGTACGTGCAGAACAGTGCGACCGGAGTGCTCGACGTCTCCACCACCGTGCTCGGCGGGCTGTTCCGGCTGCTGACGATCTTCCTGTTCTCCTTCTACTTCGCCGCGGACGGTCCCCGCCTCAGGCGCGCACTGTGCTCCGTGCTCCCGCCCTCCCGGCAGGCGGAGGTCCTGCGTGCCTGGGAGATCGCGGTGGACAAGACCGGCGGCTACATATACTCGCGAGGGCTGATGGCCCTGATCTCCGGGGCGGCGCACTACGTCCTGCTGGTCGTCCTCGGGGTGCCGTACGCTCCCGCGCTCGCCGTCTGGGTCGGACTCGTCTCGCAGTTCATCCCCACGATCGGTACGTATCTCGCCGGTGCGCTGCCCATGCTGATCGCCTTCACCATGGACCCCTGGTACGCGCTGTGGATCCTCGGATTCGTCGTTGTCTACCAGCAGTTCGAGAACTACGTGCTGCAGCCGAAACTCACCTCCAAGACCGTCGACATCCACCCGGCGGTCGCCTTCGGATCGGTGGTCGCGGGGACCGCGCTGATGGGCGCGGTCGGGGCGCTGATCGCCATTCCGGCCGTCGCCACACTGCAGGCGTTCCTCGGCGCGTACGTGAAGCGCTACGACGTGACCGACGACCCGAGGATGCACGGCGACCACCGCCTGCGCCGTGGCATGCCGCTCCTGGCGAGGGTGCGGAGCGCGGTGCGGGGCGAGTACGGGGAGTGA
- a CDS encoding DUF3046 domain-containing protein, with the protein MRLTIFWERMADHFGEAYAESFARDHVMAELGGRTVHEALAAGWETKDVWRGVCSAVGIPADKR; encoded by the coding sequence ATGCGGTTGACGATTTTCTGGGAACGGATGGCGGACCACTTCGGTGAGGCCTACGCCGAGTCCTTCGCGCGCGACCATGTCATGGCCGAGCTCGGGGGCCGCACGGTGCACGAGGCCCTGGCCGCCGGCTGGGAGACGAAGGACGTCTGGCGAGGGGTCTGCTCCGCGGTGGGCATCCCCGCCGACAAGCGCTGA
- a CDS encoding AzlC family ABC transporter permease, which produces MAEQTAPPQNTGTADPPGEAGGKPDASVVRDALGVGIAVGLSGFAFGVTSAGSGLTLLQTCALSLLVFTGASQFALVGALAAGGNPCTAAAGAFFLGIRNAFYGLRLSQLLDVPRMLRPFAAQWVIDETTAVALGQPTRRAARIGFTVTGLSLYVLWNLTTLAGALGAEALGDTDAWGLDAASPAVFLALLAPMLKSTTERVTAGLAVLLVLGLLPVLPAGVPVLMAALAAPVVLFLKGRGQDARGDSATEDTTTPREGR; this is translated from the coding sequence GTGGCAGAACAGACAGCACCCCCGCAGAACACCGGCACCGCGGATCCACCGGGCGAGGCCGGGGGCAAGCCCGACGCCTCGGTCGTCAGGGACGCACTAGGCGTGGGCATAGCCGTGGGCCTCTCCGGATTCGCCTTCGGCGTGACCTCGGCAGGCTCCGGACTGACCCTTCTCCAGACCTGCGCACTGAGCCTCCTCGTCTTCACCGGCGCCTCGCAGTTCGCCCTCGTAGGCGCCCTCGCGGCGGGCGGGAACCCCTGCACCGCGGCGGCCGGGGCGTTCTTCCTCGGCATCCGCAACGCTTTCTACGGGCTGCGCCTGTCCCAGCTCCTCGACGTTCCGAGGATGCTCCGCCCGTTCGCCGCCCAGTGGGTCATCGACGAGACGACCGCGGTCGCTTTGGGGCAGCCCACCCGGAGGGCCGCGCGCATCGGGTTCACAGTCACCGGGCTCAGCCTCTACGTCCTGTGGAACCTGACCACGCTGGCCGGCGCCCTCGGGGCCGAGGCGCTGGGCGACACCGACGCCTGGGGTCTGGACGCGGCGAGTCCCGCCGTGTTCCTCGCCCTGCTGGCCCCGATGCTGAAAAGCACCACGGAGCGTGTGACGGCGGGCCTCGCGGTCCTGCTGGTCCTCGGTCTCCTGCCGGTCCTCCCGGCGGGCGTGCCCGTGCTCATGGCCGCCCTCGCGGCCCCCGTCGTCCTCTTCCTGAAGGGCCGCGGTCAGGACGCCCGGGGCGACTCCGCCACCGAGGACACGACGACGCCCCGGGAGGGCCGATGA
- a CDS encoding AzlD domain-containing protein: MTIWIAVGLTAAGCYLAKLLGLLVPAGVLERPLVQLLAALLPVALLAALTAQQTFGDSQRLVLDARAAGLAAAALALVVRAPFLVVVGAAVVVTAAGRALF, from the coding sequence ATGACCATCTGGATCGCTGTCGGGCTCACCGCCGCGGGCTGCTACCTCGCGAAGCTCCTGGGCCTGCTCGTCCCCGCCGGAGTGCTGGAACGCCCGCTGGTGCAGCTACTGGCGGCACTCCTGCCGGTGGCACTGCTCGCGGCCCTCACCGCCCAGCAGACCTTCGGCGACAGTCAGCGACTCGTCCTGGACGCCAGGGCAGCGGGCCTCGCCGCAGCCGCTCTGGCCCTGGTCGTGCGGGCTCCCTTCCTGGTCGTCGTCGGTGCCGCTGTCGTGGTCACCGCGGCCGGTCGCGCCCTCTTCTGA
- the recX gene encoding recombination regulator RecX, producing MTRRTEWPGVESDAGPGSEYAADVSGSPAEPGRGAGFGEGAGRRSRSRSGGGGSPSSSRAEKGEPRDPVEQARTICLRLLTGTPRTRKQLADALRKREIPDEAAEEVLSRFEDVGLINDAAFADAWVESRHHGRGLGRRALVRELRTKGVDSALIDEAVGQLDSDQEEETARELVARKLRSTRGLDRDKRIRRLAGMLARKGYGEGMALRVVRQALEAEGEDTEGLDEPF from the coding sequence ATGACGCGTCGCACGGAGTGGCCGGGTGTCGAATCAGACGCGGGCCCCGGCTCCGAGTACGCCGCAGACGTCTCCGGGTCTCCCGCGGAGCCCGGTCGGGGGGCCGGGTTCGGCGAGGGGGCGGGACGGCGTTCACGTTCCCGCTCCGGAGGCGGCGGTTCCCCCTCCTCGTCGAGGGCCGAGAAGGGGGAACCGCGAGACCCGGTCGAGCAGGCGCGCACCATCTGTCTGAGGCTGCTGACCGGGACTCCGCGTACTCGTAAGCAGCTGGCCGACGCCCTGCGCAAGCGGGAGATCCCCGACGAGGCGGCGGAGGAAGTGTTGTCGCGGTTCGAGGACGTGGGGCTGATCAACGACGCGGCGTTCGCGGATGCCTGGGTCGAGTCCCGGCATCACGGCCGAGGGCTCGGCCGCCGTGCCCTCGTGCGGGAGCTGCGTACCAAGGGGGTGGACTCCGCTCTGATCGACGAGGCGGTCGGGCAGCTCGACTCCGATCAGGAGGAGGAGACCGCCAGGGAACTCGTGGCGCGGAAACTGCGCTCCACCAGAGGGCTGGACCGAGACAAGCGGATTCGCAGGCTCGCGGGCATGCTCGCGCGCAAGGGATATGGCGAGGGGATGGCCCTGCGCGTGGTGCGCCAGGCGTTGGAGGCCGAGGGGGAGGACACCGAAGGGCTGGACGAGCCCTTCTGA
- a CDS encoding putative leader peptide, whose product MTDTDVRLWRRVHMDLVRYAGCVCRPSC is encoded by the coding sequence ATGACCGACACCGATGTGCGCCTGTGGCGGAGGGTCCATATGGACCTGGTCCGCTACGCGGGCTGCGTGTGTCGCCCGTCCTGCTGA
- a CDS encoding cysteine dioxygenase yields the protein MSGTAFSAADVGAPAPTAAELLAFVRRTAEDTALVASLPLDPEGRTWLRLEGPGGSEAWLIAWPPGTGTGWHDHAESTGAFTVAAGTLREHSLAARLPADGWKTLELSEDIDRTRRLATGQGRAFGRHHVHEVLNESEHEHAVSVHAYYPPLPQIRRFSRTGAVLRLEQTERPEDWQ from the coding sequence GTGAGCGGTACCGCGTTCTCCGCCGCCGACGTGGGGGCCCCGGCCCCGACCGCCGCGGAACTGCTCGCCTTCGTCCGCCGGACCGCGGAGGACACCGCGCTCGTCGCCTCGCTCCCCCTTGACCCCGAAGGGCGCACCTGGCTGCGGCTGGAGGGTCCTGGTGGCAGCGAGGCATGGCTGATCGCCTGGCCCCCCGGCACCGGCACCGGCTGGCACGACCACGCCGAGTCGACGGGAGCCTTCACCGTGGCAGCAGGCACGCTCAGGGAGCACTCGCTCGCCGCGCGCCTCCCCGCCGACGGCTGGAAGACCCTCGAGCTCAGTGAGGACATCGACCGGACACGTCGACTGGCCACCGGCCAGGGCCGGGCCTTCGGCAGGCACCACGTGCACGAGGTCCTGAACGAGTCGGAACACGAACACGCAGTCTCCGTGCACGCGTATTACCCACCCCTTCCGCAGATCCGACGGTTCAGCCGCACAGGAGCGGTGCTCCGGCTCGAGCAGACCGAGCGCCCGGAGGACTGGCAGTGA
- a CDS encoding AraC family transcriptional regulator: protein MAEADTTREWARHWQCADLPDLDLLRARYVRHTFPRHSHEGYVLATVTSGVEDVGLPGGSLRAGPGTVIMINPEVPHTARAGVAEGWVYATLYPSAQVIDDIAADATGLRGTVRFAEAGVRDPHAARLITEVHRAAEEGNALAADSVLRVLVAGLLDRHGRVPQAGAPHYAGARDAARARAVLEERMERPPTLEALASELGTSPFALLRAFKKRYGMPPHTWLTDARVRRARRMLDAGSAPADAAAAVGFTDQPHLNRHFTRIVGVPPGAYRRERARTYKTGVDLCP from the coding sequence ATGGCGGAGGCGGACACCACGCGGGAATGGGCGCGGCACTGGCAGTGCGCGGACCTGCCGGACCTCGACCTGCTGCGTGCCAGGTACGTCCGCCACACCTTTCCGCGTCACAGCCACGAGGGCTACGTCCTCGCCACCGTCACCAGTGGCGTCGAGGACGTCGGGCTCCCCGGCGGAAGTCTGCGCGCGGGACCCGGCACAGTGATCATGATCAATCCGGAGGTGCCCCACACCGCGCGTGCCGGTGTGGCCGAAGGATGGGTGTACGCCACGCTCTACCCCTCGGCGCAGGTCATCGACGACATAGCCGCCGACGCGACCGGTCTGCGCGGTACGGTCCGCTTCGCGGAGGCCGGCGTACGCGACCCGCACGCCGCCCGGCTCATCACCGAGGTCCACCGGGCCGCCGAGGAGGGTAACGCGCTGGCAGCCGACAGCGTGCTGCGCGTGCTGGTCGCCGGACTGCTGGACCGGCACGGCAGAGTGCCGCAGGCCGGGGCGCCGCACTACGCCGGTGCCCGCGACGCCGCCCGCGCCCGCGCCGTGCTGGAGGAGCGGATGGAACGGCCCCCGACCCTGGAGGCACTCGCCTCCGAACTGGGCACCAGCCCCTTCGCACTCCTGCGGGCCTTCAAGAAGCGCTACGGGATGCCCCCGCACACCTGGCTCACCGACGCGAGGGTGCGCCGTGCGCGGCGCATGCTCGACGCCGGATCCGCACCGGCGGACGCCGCGGCCGCGGTCGGCTTCACCGATCAGCCCCATCTCAACCGGCACTTCACCCGGATCGTCGGCGTGCCCCCCGGGGCCTACCGGCGCGAGCGCGCAAGAACGTACAAGACCGGCGTGGACCTCTGCCCGTAG
- a CDS encoding DUF6197 family protein, with protein MDTAQLTPDQLDAQASRLHDTDVWQRIVMGWDVTTPEAACPAPEHAPETEAARTVPAADPVAPEYLHPTPAPHDGALPAHPAEWRDLLSVPVEQLVEESLRTLPALPVGERRLPGRIGALLPDHLHAWRRIGQPDVRPSTHLGHARRILTEWGWQNTPYRLRNARGARCVCGAMLTAHRLGYGSLRTVDRAGAWMITELRSQGWTDLIGPWNRHPGRTADDALALVDATIRRASLAGE; from the coding sequence ATGGATACCGCCCAGCTCACCCCGGATCAGCTCGACGCTCAGGCCTCCCGGCTCCACGACACGGACGTGTGGCAGCGCATCGTCATGGGCTGGGACGTCACGACTCCCGAGGCCGCGTGCCCGGCCCCCGAGCACGCCCCGGAGACGGAGGCCGCTCGCACGGTCCCCGCGGCGGATCCCGTCGCCCCCGAGTACCTGCACCCGACGCCCGCACCGCACGACGGGGCGCTGCCCGCACACCCTGCCGAATGGCGGGATCTCTTGTCCGTGCCCGTCGAGCAGTTGGTCGAGGAATCCCTGCGGACGCTGCCCGCACTGCCCGTCGGCGAGCGCAGGCTCCCCGGGCGCATCGGTGCATTGCTGCCCGACCACCTGCACGCCTGGCGCCGAATCGGACAACCCGACGTACGCCCCTCGACCCATCTCGGCCACGCCCGGCGGATCCTGACGGAATGGGGCTGGCAGAACACCCCCTATCGCCTGCGCAACGCGCGTGGTGCGCGCTGCGTCTGTGGGGCCATGCTGACGGCCCACCGGCTCGGCTACGGCTCCCTCCGGACCGTCGACCGCGCCGGCGCCTGGATGATCACCGAGCTGCGCTCACAGGGCTGGACCGATCTGATCGGCCCTTGGAACCGGCACCCCGGCCGCACAGCCGACGATGCACTCGCCCTGGTCGACGCGACCATCCGGCGGGCTTCACTGGCAGGCGAATGA